In the genome of Mesorhizobium sp. NBSH29, the window GTGCACGTTGATGTTCCGGATGACGGCTGAAGCAATCCGGGCCACCCTTGCGCGTCATCATGATCGCCTGTGTGCTTCCGCCGCATTCAAGCACGAAGAAGTCAAACAAGAGCGGGTCGTTCAGGGCAGCCAAGGCCTTCTTGCCCCATTCCCAATGAGCGTCTTCGGCGTTGACCTCCGCTAGGGACTGGCGGGACGCTTTCGCCTCTCTTCGACGCATCTCAAACATCGGGCGCCAGCGTCCCTCAATATGCGCGAGATTTGTGCTGTCTAGACCCCGAAACAGGTCAGCATCGTCGTACTGGCGCGTTGAGCGGTTAAAGAGAAAAACGCGATCGATCAGTTCCTTCATAGAACCATCAACTCTACTTTTTCTGACTTATCCGCGCTCTCCATGAATACCTTTTCGCCTCGCGCCAAGCGGTCATCCACGGACTTGTAAAGCCGTAATGCCTGCCGGACGAGGGCAGTTTTGGAGAGACCTTTTTCGTCGCACATGGCTTCGAGCGCGCTCATTTCTGTCTCCGACAAATTGAGCGTCATCGTACGCTTCATAGACACGCCTCCTTATGACCGGCATCGTCCATGTAGCCATAAATTCCATATCTGTCAATCAAAAAGACTTCAAAAAATAGCCATCTAATAGCTAGATAATAGCTAAAAATTACATATATGACGGTTGCACGCTAACCACCAAGGAGGCTTCGATGCCTGATACCTCGAACTTCACGTACAAGCTTGACGGCCGCTTGGTCGCCACCGATGACGCAATTCTCTCTGGGCGCGACATTCGCGGCAACGCTGGCCTCAATCCCATGAGTGACTACGTTCTCATTCAAATAGTCGACCGGGCGTCGCGTTCGATCGGGCTTGATGAAACGATCGACCTGCGAGAGGTGGACGAGCCCGAGTTTCTCTCTTTCAAGGGGGACAGGACCTTCTCACTCACTGTCAACGAACGCGGCTTCGAGTGGGGTGCAGCGACGATCTCCGCGGCCGACATCTACCGCTGCGCCAGTATTGATGAGGACCTCGAGCTAATCCTGGACAGCGCTGGCGATGCAGTCATTCCCGCCGACGGGGAGGTGACATTGAGCGAAAAGGGTGTCGAGAGGATCCGCGGCCGCGAGGCGAAGACGGTGATAATTAAGGTCAACGGTAGGCCGCGCACGGTGCCCAAGAAAAAGCACAGCTATCGCGAGATTGCCCTCCTCGCCTACCCCGACGCCGACTTCGATAATTTCAAATACACTATCACGTACCTGAAGGGCGTCCATGGCGCGGAAGGCGATCTGGTGGAAGGCGAGAAGATCGAAGTCAAGAATGGGATGGTCTTCAATGTCCGCCGAGCTGATAAGTCGTGATCCGCATCTGAACCGGCTGCAGGACGAGGGGTTTGAGCTCGAGGTGCGCGAGCTCGTTCTTCTCGTCCACAGCGTGCCCTATGTGAAACG includes:
- a CDS encoding ribbon-helix-helix protein, CopG family: MKRTMTLNLSETEMSALEAMCDEKGLSKTALVRQALRLYKSVDDRLARGEKVFMESADKSEKVELMVL
- a CDS encoding multiubiquitin domain-containing protein, whose amino-acid sequence is MPDTSNFTYKLDGRLVATDDAILSGRDIRGNAGLNPMSDYVLIQIVDRASRSIGLDETIDLREVDEPEFLSFKGDRTFSLTVNERGFEWGAATISAADIYRCASIDEDLELILDSAGDAVIPADGEVTLSEKGVERIRGREAKTVIIKVNGRPRTVPKKKHSYREIALLAYPDADFDNFKYTITYLKGVHGAEGDLVEGEKIEVKNGMVFNVRRADKS